The genomic interval GACCCATCTGgtgcaaaaacaaagaaaatgagaggAAGCTCCAGTCACATCTAGGTCCGCTCTTTGCGCTTTAACTTGGAGCTCTTCTTGGCAGTGCCATTTTTGTTGAGCAGCTTCAGAACTCTGTCTTTATGGTCCAGCACTTTCATCATGGTGTCCCTTGCCTCAGTTACCTGATCCATCACCAGCTTACAGCGCTGCATATTACCCTGGAtatcacagacacaaagacGGGCAAAAGAAACCATGAAacttatttacatattcacCATTAAAGTCATGAAGCAATGACTTAATTATACCCAgcctctttatatatatatatatatatatatatatatatgaaatataattccttgtaacaataaatgaattcagtctttctgataaaatgttgactattatttttaaaaataataatcatggTCAATATCGAGTAGTACCCTCTGGTTCAGCCCTGCTACAGCAGCACTTAAGTATACACTAACTAATGTCACATTATGAATATTATTCAACCAATACTGCCACCCCCTGATGACAATGCCCACCTCAAGCTATGGTGGACAAATAGCTGTCTGAAATATGAGAAGTACACTGAGCTATAAGATGTGACACTCTCCTATAAGATAATAAATATTAGTTCTAAGAGTGTGTCAGATTTGGCAAAGAACACAAAAACCCTCAATGCATTAACATGTCATGCCTCCAAGCTGAGAACAATGTTTATAGCACAAGCTTAGGACGCTTAACATTTGAATTTCCGCTTAAGAATGCGGACCACGTAAAATCATACTAGAAAATGCCATTTTCTACACTAATTTTATTCACCCTAAATATCTAAAAGCCCAGCCCTAACCAATAAGAGTAAATTTCTACTCTTAAGGAGTCTAACTTTCCAATCGATATGTAGCTTAAACTGACGGGCAGTAACaaaatcacataaaaaaaaaccccataCTGGCTGTTTCAGGTTTTAGACACCTGATCTCACATTTCAAGGCCCGAATACTTCAAAAAGCAATTTTTGCTTTTAGAATCGCCTCTCAAACCCACCTGAATTAGCTCATTAATGCGGTGAAGGTCATCATCAGCTCCTGCTCTTTTCTTTGGGATGAGCCCTTCCTGAAGGGTGGTAAGGCGGCTGTACACATCATGTTCAAGGTTTGTCTACAATGAAATAAGATCACAGAATGAACTAAAGAGAAACAATGGAGTAAAAACATTCAGTAAAAACCTTCACAGTGGGAGGCAGAACCTGGCTCTGCAAAGGTCAGAGCACACTAGTGGAGCAGAATTACATGTGGCACTCACCAACTGCAGGAGTTGGGCAGCACACAGATGCACTTTCCAGCCCTGAGCTCGACAGGCAACTCCTCGCTGATTGGCCACATCTTGAAGAGAATTCTTCTTCTCCTCTGACGAAAACAAATCCACAAAATATTAGTTTTTAGAATATTAGCATTCCAGCAAAACGTTttggtaaaaaatgtaatagaaCTTATGATATATTGTTAGGTACTGTAAATTACCAGTTTTAAAAACAACCATAGGGTAATTTTCAGTAAGCAATAGCTTTTTTCTAGTATGGCATATACACTCATGATTTCAGTTGCAGTGATTACAATGATTCATTTTAATTCCTTCGAATAAATGTTCATGCATTGGtaggtaaataaaaaaaaaaaaaaaaaaaatatatatatatatatatatatatatatatattattttttaaacagtaaaataaagGAAATTCAGACTTGGACTTCTCTAAGCACAAAAAGTAGCAATGTACTTAAGTTATTTTTGAAAGAGATAATTAACAGATTCATAAATCAGGAAAAGTTACAAAAGCATCTCTGGTGAATTAGCAGTCTCAAATTTAGCATTAAAGAGAATGATAACTGGCCTAAACCGGCAAAGAACTTCAAAGAGCCCCTCCTCCCCAtcactacattgtgtacatgGCAGTTTCATAGAGAGGAAGAATGCCTAATCATTTAACATTCTATAGtgcctttcacacatgaacaatAACCAAGAggggctctgtgtgtgaatacaaATGTTCATAACATATGTGCCAGACATTACCAAGAATTTATCCTGACAGCCCCATTACAAAGTCTGGGTTATGTCCAACTGAGCTCAGGTACGAATAGAGCTGTTAATATTTcatcctgcacacacacagccacgTACATAACCCATTCATAACATTTCCAACTGTAACAACACGTCTGACATGGAAAATATCtgctatatgtgtgtgtggatggtcaACTCCAGAAAATGTCCAGACATGATACTCTGAACTTTTTCAGGAGTTCATATATGAAAATGAGTTGGGGTTGGTGGTGTTGGCTCAAAGGAGGAAAAAATCACTACTGAAATGGAAAAACTGtctatgaaagaaaaaaaaaaaaaatactgagtgtaaaataaaatagcaGATGTGTTTAATGATCCATCGAGGCAGTTTGCCCACAGGATGAAACTGTCAAAATAACATTACTGATGTTTATGTTCTGGCAGAAGAAGACTAAGAGTgcagtaaaaagaaaataaacttttataaaataaaatctaaaatataaattaataaaacataaaactttCATAATCaaccataaaaaataataaaataaccttatattaaaaataataataaaaattaaacatttgtttatgaACCAATAATTGTGATACTGTAATTACTGGACATCACTGTCATTTCTCTGTCTGTatacataattatatattttccaccaaacaaatattttcccatttctgctcctcactcagCAGAAGCACTAACCTTTCACTCTGATGTCACTGTATCTCTGGAAGTGATGGTAAGCAGCTTTCCAGGGGTTCCGGTAGTGACGCAGGAGTGTTATTGGGGGTCTGGGACGAACTGGCACATAGCGTACACCCTCTTCATCTGTATGTTTACAATACAATTTAatacacttttttgttttacatatgtgacaatgaaaacagtaaaataaagtCAAAAATTCAACAAATGTTCCCCTCCTATTTTTAGTTAATTGTCTTAAATATCTATGGCACTTTTCCCTATACATTTATTCACTTCCTTTTATGCTGTTTTTACTACAGCTACTGTAAAGAatcaatatttttataatagtaaatttactatttattattattattattattattattgctgagCTGGACAAACGTTCAACTTActaaaaattacaattaaaacagCAAACAGTTACTACAAGTTATGACAAACGAACAAATAAAGTAATCACTTAAAAGgggatggggaaaaaaaatcaaaatcaaaatctTTGTCAGAGtacattttaaagctttttctCAATGACAGGTCACTCACCCACATATTCCCTGGGAGGGGACACCTGTTTTTCTGCCTTGTTCCCAAGGGGTCTGCTGCTGGCCCTTTCCTCATCTGTGCTGTTAGTCTCCATCATCTCACTCTCCTCTGTGGAGATGACATGCTGCTGCTTGCGGGGCTTCTTACGTGGTGAGGCCCCAGGCAGGAGGTCTCCAGGCTGAGGGGGCACAGTGAGGCCTGTGGCCTGGGATGAGAAACCTGAACCTGAGACCATTGATGAAGGAATAGAGAGTGCTgcaaaacaaaagcacagatttttttttttcttttaaacaagcACAGGAACaagaaatattattaatataatcttttttttgttgttgttcttttgcCAGGAAAGCTCACTTGCTGCTTCACATTTATCAGTTATAACTCAACAACAACTTTGGAGACTAAATTGGGTTCAATAGGCTGGCcattgtatattgtatattttgGGAGTAtctgaaaaattattttggacagaattgcacaaaacactggaaaaatatttaatttcctgAGTTTTGATGCACTGTTCCTTGGGGAGAAAAACCAAAGCATAACAGGACAAGATAAATATTTGTAGGAAAATCTATTAATCTCAAGTAAAAAGTTATAACAAGGAGGTGTCTGATAGCTCATCCTCATGTAAATACTatttatgtacatatatatgGACATATGAGGGTAAATAAGGGATATGTAAAGGAAAAATACATTCTCTGTCAGATTGAAAATGGCTAAATTTGTaaaattatgatcaaaatggcTTAACTATATTAAGACCCCCTCTAAATCCCACCTcccttttttaaatgttgatttatttgtCTCATACTTATTGAAGaactgaaaaaaacatttacacaagTGAAATTTTACAGTGTCACTGTGGACATTCAATGTGTCTAcactggaaaaaataaataaattaattcaattCTGCTTATATTAGGTGCAgcacagttttatttatttattttttacagactttaaaatgtgtgtttgggaCATAAGAGTAAACAATTTATTCCATATTTCAATTGTGGATAGCAGAAATTACTTGGAAAGTGTGTTTAATTTGTTCCTCTAACTCACACTACAAGCTAATtcagctgtaaaaaaaaaataatactctAAACAGGCcataaaaatgtttgtgttaatctaatttatattttgttgatttaatTTAGATTAATAGGGTAAGCCAACACCATGGCCTgctaaaacattttacaaaggACATTCATTAATGTATACTGTCATCATAATTAGTTAAAATAGCTGAAATACTAGTAAGAGTAGTAACAGTAACAGGCAAAAATTGCAGCCATATAGCATTTACAATaaccagaaacagaaaaaatatgcACCTGGCTGTGATGTGTCCATTGACTCTGCCTCCTGTTTGACTTTGACCTCAGAGGGGGAGGAGCTAAGGGCCGCTGTGCTACTAGCTGCTGGTTGAGTAGGAGAGGCGACAGCATTGGCCATGGAGGCAGGCACAGGAGGTGTGACCGCCATGGCAGCAGGCAATGCAGACAGAACCGCAGCTGGTTGGGAAGGGGGTGTAGGAACAGGTGGAGCCAGAAGAGTGGGAATGGCCTGTGATAAGTGCTGAGTAGGAGTTGGTAAGGGCTGCTGCTCTCCTCCATGGGTAGGCAGTGCCTCCACCGCAGCCATGACAGGAGGTGTCATGGCAACATGGACATCAGCTTTGGGCTTGACTCTGGGagggacaaaaaaataaaaataaaaattcacatTTAGACTACATTTAAACTCTTTAAGGTCAATATTTATATAAGGCCGATATCAGAATATGAAGGCATCACATATGAGAACAGTAACTactgacataaaaataaaataaacgatCCAAGTCCTATTCTCCTATGAAATTACTCCAAATAAAAGGAGCATCAGCCAGGGCTTACCCTGCTGGTCTTGGGGATCCCGCCAGTCTTACGCCACTATCCACTCTGCAAGAATTAGGCTCATTCGGCTGGGCTGGGATGAGACTTTTACGCACAGCCCTAGAAATACACCCCAAAACCATATTCATGCACAGTCCCAGAAATTCACCCCAAAACCACAAAACCTGGGTTAGCTTATCATTATTTTCTGCTCTGGCTGAAGCAGGCAAAGTTAGGCCTGTGCGGATAACAGAGTTCTCTTTTTCCAAGTGAACAGCTGAATGAGGATCGTGGACTTTGCTTTATCCTTTTGTCTGGTACAGACACAGAGTCTGAATAGGAATGACAGAAATCCCAGTAGTTGTTGCCTGTTTTTTTTGTGCACAATCGACCTTTAACCAAACTGTTAATCAAGACTGAGACTTTTACCATGGTAACTCTGTTAACCATCATCAGGCACAAGTGTAGGGAAAAATGCTTTCATAAAGAAACCAGGTACGTACTTGTTTAAGTAATTAATCATTTGGTTTAGGCAtagtttatttacttatattttcAATAAGATGTTTGATACTTTGTGACTTACAAACCCGATTTCAAAAATACTAGCATAAAGTCATACAGGGCCAGAACACTGAGCCTCAGTACTGAAGTGTCAAACTTAATTACCACTTTTAAATATATCCtgctgataaaaaaaataaaaaatacttaaaagctcactcaccCTTCATTCACAGGTTTCTTGCGCAGGATGCTAGGTCTGGGGGAGGAGCCTAGTGTGGGTGCACCTGTGCCTGACCCCTGGGGGTGTGTCTGAACCACAGTGGTGACAGGCTGTGTAGCGCTAAATGTGCTACCAATAGGGTTGGTCACAAACGCAGTGCTGTCAGCCAAAACAACActtgctggaaaaaaaacacacaaaaacaattaattccaaaggaaatgcattCTCGGAAAGCATGTTTGTTCTTTATTTGTACCTGATGGTTTTGCCTCTGGCTGTGGCTGCTGTGCAGCAACAGGGGCCTGCTGGATCCCTTGTGTGCTGATTGGTGCAGTGGCATGCAGACCCTGAACTCCAATTGGTGCAGGCTGAATACCCTGGGCAGTCATGGAAGCTGGTTGAATATTCTGGGTGCTAATCTGGGCAGACTGCAGTCCAATACGATCCACAGCCATCAGCTGCATGGGGTTCAAATGCACAGTGGTGGCCACACCCACACCGGCCTGAGCAGGAAGAGCTGATGTCGGAGTCTGTGCAGTGACTAGAAAAAAGAAACGATAATTAAAAGAGAAAAGCCAATATTGTAATCAAAATCTCCAAATGTGTAAGACAAACTGCACAATAGAAGAAATGCAGCAGAAATAAAACTTCAGCAGGAAAAATGCTCCAATTTTTTTAAtcttgaaaaaacaaacagtattTTATAAATAGCTTAAGTTTTTCCATAAACAAAAAATTcatagaacacacacatacacacaagcatcTCAAATAATTTGATAAATTAGAATaccaataatgtaattatttcagtaattcaattcaaaacgtgaaactcattatatagattcattacaaaaagtgatctatttcaagagtttatttcttttaaattgttgatgattatggcttatagCCAATAAAAACCCAAAAGCCATTATCTCAGTAAAaaagaataatcaacacaaaacccctgcaaaggtttcctagcctttaaaattatttcttagtctggttcagcaggctacacaatcatggggaagactgctgatttGACAGaagtccagaaggcagtcattgacaccctcctgctgtatccaagcatattaatggaaagttgagttaggaaaaagtgtggtagaaaaaggtgcacaagcaacagggatagcCACAGCCTTGAAAGGTTTGTCAAGTTAAGGCCATTCAAAAAAATTGGGGGAGAAAATTGGAGTGGACTATTGCTTGGATCAGTGcctcaagagccaccacacacagatgtatccaggacatgggctactgtctcattccttgtgtcaagccactcatgacacAGAAACAGCACCAGAAGTGTCCTAGCTGTGCCAAGGAGGaaaaggactggactggtgctcagtggtccaaagtcttgttttcagatgaaagtaaattttgcagttcatttggaaatcaaggtcccagagtctgtaGAAAGAATAGAGAGGCACACAGTCCAAGCTGGTTgaggtctagtgtgaagtttccacagtcagtgatggtttgaggAGCCATGTCATCTACTGGTGTTgctccactgtgttatatcaagtccaaagccAGCGCAGTCATCTACCAGTAAGTTTTAGAGAATTTCATGCTTCCCTTTCCTGataagctttatggagatgctgATTTAATTTACAGCAGAagttggcacctgtccacactgccaaaattaccagtacctggtttaataaccacagtatcagcatgcttgattggccagcaaactcgcctgacctaaaccccaCAGAGAATCTATATAGTATTGTCAAGAGAAAAATGATCGACACCAGaccaacaatgcagacgagcCGAAGGcagctatcaaagcaacctgggttTCCACAACTTCCTCAGCCGTGTCACAGGCTGATCACCTCCATACCACgccacattgatgcagtaattcatgcaaaaggatcTCCGACCAAGAATTGCGTGCATGTACTGTACATAGTTTTCAGTACAGCAACATTCCTGTATTAAAAGTCATTTCCTAAATTATATAATACtctaattttctgaaataacagatttgggttttcattggctgcaAGCCATAAATCATCAACATGAAAAGGAAGaaacgcttgaaatagatcaccgtttgtaatgaatctatataatatttCATGGGAACACTAAGCGGAAATGAAACTTGTGTATGACTTAAGAGTAGTCAGTGTACAGCTTGTATAGCAGTAGCAATTTACTGTCTTCTTGAAAAtaacactacacacagccaTTAATATCCAAATAGCTGGCAAAACAAGTGAGTACACCTCACAGTGAACATGTCCAAATTGTGCCCAGTTGTGTCATCGTCCAACATGATGTGCAAGGAGTTATTTTCAGAAGAAGGTAAAATTATACTGCTATATAAACTCTACACAGACTATATTGAGTTTTAAGTTATATTGACATTTCATTTCTGTAGAGTTGTCCcatgaaaagaaataataaaatatttgcagAAATCTGAGGCAGTACTCACTTTTGTgagatttattgtttttatatatatatatatatatatatatatatatatatatatatatatatatatatgtgtgtgtgtgtatatatatatatatatatatataaaatgaaggCAGATGAGTTTTTGCATTAAAAAGATTCTCCAAGACACTCAGTAAAACTACCATCTgatttctttataaaactgtataaactgTACTTAGGACTAACATTTAAGAAGAAAAATGGTTGTCACATAATACtgactttgttttgtttattaatgtttacagcacattgttgtctttttctttccagTAATAAAGAATTCCATTATTTTTGAAGTCATCTATACGTTCCAATATTTTTGCATGTGCCTAaagcttttgcacagtactctgtgtgtgtatatatatatataattagaatatcaagaaaaagttgatttatttcagtaattcctttcaaaaagtgaaacttgtatattttactcattcattacacacagactgatatatttcaagtgtttatatcttttaatttgatgataaatcaaattaataaaaatcaatCCAAAAATAACCCCAAaatcagtatctcagaaaatttgaatattacttaagaccaatacaaaaaaaaggatttttagaaatgctggctaactgaaaatatgaacatgaaaagtattggggctccttttgcctgaatcactgcagcaatgcggcgtggcatggagtcaatcagtctgtggcactgctcaggtgttatgagagcccagattgcgctgatagtggccttcagctcttctgcattgttgggtctggcgtattgcagcttcctcttcacaataccctatagattttctatggggttatggtcaggcgagtttgttggccaattaagaacagggataccatggtccttaaaccaggtactggtagctttggtgctgtgtgcaggtgccaagtcctgttggaaaatgaaatctgcatctccataaagttggttaGCAGCAGGAAgtatgaagtgctctaaaaattcctggtagacagctgctttgaccttggacctcagaaaacagatgaaatggcaccccaaaccaccactgactgtggaaactttacactggacctcaagcaacatggatgctgttcctctcctctcttcctccagactctggtactttgatttccaaaggaaatgcaaagtttactttcatcagagaacaaaacTTTGcaccactcagcagcagcccagtcctttttggaagcaaGATGCTTCTGACtttgtctcttgttcaagagtggcttgacacaaggaatgcgacagctgaaacccatgtcttccatacgtctgtgtgtggaggttcttgaagcactgactccaacaGCAGTACAGTCTTTGTAAATCTCAccaaatttttgaatgggttttgtttcacaatcctcttcagggtgcggttatccctattgtTTGTACACTTTTtgttctaccacatcttttccttcccttcgacTCTCTATTAATTTGCTtgaacacagagctctgtgaacaacCAGCCTCTtcagcaatgaccttttgtgtcgtgccctgcttgtgtaaggtgtcaatggtcgtcctttggacaactgtcaagtcagcagccTTCCCCATAATCGTGTAGTCTACAGAACTACAGAAGACTGAGAGGCCATTCAAATGCctctgcaggtgttttgagttaattagctgagtagagtgtggcaccaggtgcttcaatattgaacctttttacaatattctaattttctgacaTACTGAatataccgtattttccgcactataaggcgcaccggattataaggcgcaccttaattgaatgacctattttaaaaatttgtccatatataaggcgcaccggattataaggcgcatacaatagacgctacagtagaggctgggggttacgttatgcatcaattagatggagctgcgctaaagggaatgtcaacaaaacagtcagataggtcaattcaactttattaatagattacaacccagcgtagtttaaggtaaaacatgtagtgtCTCGCTTTATTCCCTCGGAAACTCTGTTTAGTCTTCTTTACTTGGCGTAGGTCATCTTGTTGCTTCCTCCACTTTCGCACCATTGATTCGTTAATGTTAAATTCTCTTGCTGCTGCTCTATTCCCGTTTTCTTCTGCGTGACTTatcgccttgagtttaaactctgcgtcatatgcgtgtctcttaataggagccattttggggtctttacataaaaaacaaatggaaatgaaatatatatataccggtatatatccagcatgcaccgcgcgcggaagaaaatgaagtaggcggctgcttaccgtagttgcgagacctgttgtggctcaatattggtccatatataaggcgcaccggattataaggcgcactgtcggcttttgagataatttgagttttttagatgcgccttatagtgcggaaaatacggtagtataatatacaagtttaactttttgaaaggaattactgaaataaatcagctatttcatgatattctaattttatgaccagcacctataTATACAGTGTGGTTCAAAATTTGGTATCACCGTTCaaaatttataattaatatttactataATATAAACCAGATTGGTTTCCAAAAACTGGATACAATTAATTAGGCATGCTAGACTTGTGCAAGCCGCAAAGCTTTCACATTATAAGAAAAATGCTAGTAGgcataaattttatttttattaagatttttttaaatttgcccATTATAACAAATTTAGCTGAATTGCATTCTAAaaccataaatatatatatatttttttatttattaacatttaattcTGTACCAAGAGGCTTAATATCAGGCAGACAGCAACATgaataaaagacaaaaataaaggtCAAGTAGGATAAGTTTACCTGGATAGGGGCGAATTGTGGACACAGAGCTGGTAATAggggtgtaggtgtgtgtcagAGGGTAAGCAGATGAAGGGTATGTGGGTAAAAAATACTGGAACTGGACTGGCACAGACGGCCTATGTAAACAGAGTGGCAAAAAGGATCAGAGTGTAAATAAACcatgtccaaaaatacatgtaaataaaataaaacactgaagtTTGAAACTCCTGCAAGTGTAACGTTATCAAATGCCTCAATAATGTGATCAGTTATTAATTCTGTGAAATCATTTGTTACCTGTTGTCACTGCGGGCCTCCATAGTGACAGGGTTTGGGGAGGAGCGGTGGCCAGAGATGGGGATCAGGTTGGTCCTCTCTCCAGCATACTCCGGCTGAATCCGAGGGGATGTGTGAGCAATTGGTTGAGGGACCACTTTAGCTGCACATGACATACATTTACATGTTATCAGAGTCTAACAAAGAAATGATTGATCAGGCATTAATAAAGGGATGGGTGCCTGTTTATGTCTTATGCATCTGGAATCTGATTTTATTCATTCTATCAGACATTGCTGAGATTTTACATGTATTAAAACCTGCAAAACTTTCACAAATTATACAGAGAAATAAAGACATAGACATTGTAAAACACAACATTTCCAAGAACATGGCACCTTGCTGAACATTGCACAAATGAGACATTTCCTTAGAACAGCTGATCTCCAATCTGCATGTATTACAGCCCAGAACTTACCGACAGGGATAGCTGAACTGGTCACAGCTGTGGCATGGGAGGAGTGGGATGTCATAGTCATTGTAACTATGGTACTGTTGGTCATTTGGGTGTGGGGTGCAGAGCCTTTTGCAAAAGAAACTAACATTTTAATCACCGTCTCAGATCTTAACAGAAATGTTTACTtgttaaattttaaaactttaaaactcTACCTGTAGTGGTGGTTGACGGGACAGTATTAGTAGCTAGGATGGGGGCAACAGTTGCAGCAGCAACAGGAGTCACAGTGCTAAATATAGGCTTCTGTAGAGAAAAACATGAAGTGCCacaaattttaatatattattagtattaaGATTACATATTAGGATATTCTTATTGTCTTAGACACCTCATCAAGCCCATGCATTACTACTTAATAATATAATTCACGggcaaattttattttatttttagatggaTTACTGTTAGTTGATAAAGCTgattaattttcattttcaaattttgatAAGCAGTCTCTAATGcttgttcattttaaataaaatatattaacaataAATGCTTCTATAAATTTTGGCCAAAATTTTAAACCTCTTAGTATCTAGTAGCTGCTATGTAGTGTTGggaaaaataatgtttatgttTCAATGCACTATTAAAGAAAACTGCTTAATCTATTGCAAAAGTACTTGTTAGTTGCAGCCCTATCAATTAAACtggcttttaaaaaaaagctgacCTGAGTTATATTGTGTGGGGGCTGAGCCTTCTGGGCTCCCATGGCAGGATGTGAGGGCAGGGTTATACGTGTAGCTGTGTCTCTTGGAGTCGGGGGTCGCTGGATACTGATAGTGGCAGGGGGTGGGTGGATGGTAAGTCCAGGTCGCCTGGAAACGCAAAAATAATCATGTTTGTTTGTCTTCCCCAAAATGAATGAtccactgaaataaaacagctcTTTACACAATAGCTATAGGCAATATTAAACTAAAATGTCctaaagtgtttaaaaatttcaaAGAAGCCTACCCATGTACTATTTCTGCAGCATGGGTTACTGGAGGACTGATGACAGGAGACTGGGTTCTAGCAGCTGAAATTGGGGCGACCACAGTGGGCAGGACAGCAGTGGATGTGGTGGCGGCTGATCGAGACTGTTGAAACAAgagtttgttttaaaacagcAAGAGCTAAGAGAAACTAGTTTTACTCGACTGCCATTAGTAATACAGCCATTATCaaaggtttttctggcatttcaagaacaggaaagctcaaaaatacatatctttgttattggaaggtctggagaagctttggtgcttcatatcagtgTCTGTTTACATGTAGtctttattatgtgattgtgttgtacagaaaatacgag from Hoplias malabaricus isolate fHopMal1 chromosome 3, fHopMal1.hap1, whole genome shotgun sequence carries:
- the sap130a gene encoding histone deacetylase complex subunit SAP130a isoform X1; protein product: MSSQQFPRTPLPPSGVSQGPAPAGTNNLMPGNQTGGEEGNREPDHPQDSMATSSAAGGPLPFRDEKQETVVVRPYPQVQPSALPQHVPIQPSPTVTVAAPPAHMGQPQHPPFTEGAVKAGLKPTMPSRLIAPAPASSQGHIPGPAKVSGHITVTLESSMSPASIPVATISGQQVGMQHSVGQSNLHHLIIRSSTPALQIGSPAAQPHTFTSHLPRGAAAAAVMSSTKGPTVLRPACGANAGPGQPAAVQHIIHQPIQSRSAATTSTAVLPTVVAPISAARTQSPVISPPVTHAAEIVHGRPGLTIHPPPATISIQRPPTPRDTATRITLPSHPAMGAQKAQPPHNITQKPIFSTVTPVAAATVAPILATNTVPSTTTTGSAPHTQMTNSTIVTMTMTSHSSHATAVTSSAIPVAKVVPQPIAHTSPRIQPEYAGERTNLIPISGHRSSPNPVTMEARSDNRPSVPVQFQYFLPTYPSSAYPLTHTYTPITSSVSTIRPYPVTAQTPTSALPAQAGVGVATTVHLNPMQLMAVDRIGLQSAQISTQNIQPASMTAQGIQPAPIGVQGLHATAPISTQGIQQAPVAAQQPQPEAKPSASVVLADSTAFVTNPIGSTFSATQPVTTVVQTHPQGSGTGAPTLGSSPRPSILRKKPVNEGAVRKSLIPAQPNEPNSCRVDSGVRLAGSPRPAGVKPKADVHVAMTPPVMAAVEALPTHGGEQQPLPTPTQHLSQAIPTLLAPPVPTPPSQPAAVLSALPAAMAVTPPVPASMANAVASPTQPAASSTAALSSSPSEVKVKQEAESMDTSQPALSIPSSMVSGSGFSSQATGLTVPPQPGDLLPGASPRKKPRKQQHVISTEESEMMETNSTDEERASSRPLGNKAEKQVSPPREYVDEEGVRYVPVRPRPPITLLRHYRNPWKAAYHHFQRYSDIRVKEEKKNSLQDVANQRGVACRAQGWKVHLCAAQLLQLTNLEHDVYSRLTTLQEGLIPKKRAGADDDLHRINELIQGNMQRCKLVMDQVTEARDTMMKVLDHKDRVLKLLNKNGTAKKSSKLKRKERT